In Nymphaea colorata isolate Beijing-Zhang1983 chromosome 3, ASM883128v2, whole genome shotgun sequence, a genomic segment contains:
- the LOC116251085 gene encoding anthocyanidin-3-O-glucoside rhamnosyltransferase-like, which translates to MKGDQLPLHVLLFPCLAFDHGASSSVQLSNWLSHNGINITFLSPTSFISNVRSLLHPNIRLVSYHLPPVAGIPAGVEPTVGDLPLLVSLLEAVESCKQQITDQLSQLSPQVVIFDFIHHWLPPLADSLGIKAVFFYTGSAGSAASCLRTIRRLRAIKLMLAVDRLLPSSLLAAFSGLKRCDVRDMLHFFKSHRGVAFSFYQRLAATITLSSAVALKSATEIERKTIKYLSSRCPKRLLLTGTLVSKAPHEGLEPRWDWEEWLSKYPAGSVVFCSVGSEVGLPDEQFTEIVAGLEMSGLPFLLIMDLPPTSKAKVVVEERLGGKGMVCKGWKQKQQQQHILRHSSVGVYVGHGELSSMLEAVAGGCQVVVLPTKGDVASDAKVMVGELKAGVAVKVRRSCGGGRLTREAVCRAVGLLMSEDSDRTKRVRANNAKLRELLLNDSSQQHHIQKFMAKLRGLMVS; encoded by the coding sequence ATGAAGGGTGACCAGCTTCCTCTTCATGTGTTACTGTTCCCATGTCTGGCTTTTGACCACGGTGCTTCCTCCTCCGTCCAACTCTCTAACTGGCTGTCTCACAACGGCATCAACATCACCTTCCTCTCTCCCACCTCCTTCATCTCCAACGTCCGTTCCCTCCTTCACCCCAACATCCGCCTTGTCAGCTACCACCTTCCTCCCGTCGCCGGAATTCCGGCCGGCGTTGAACCAACTGTTGGTGATCTGCCCTTGCTTGTGTCTCTCTTAGAGGCCGTAGAGTCCTGCAAACAACAGATTACAGATCAACTTTCCCAACTCTCCCCTCAAGTCGTTATCTTCGACTTCATCCACCACTGGCTCCCGCCGCTGGCTGATTCCCTTGGAATCAAGGCCGTCTTCTTCTACACCGGCAGCGCCGGGTCCGCCGCCTCGTGCCTCCGCACGATAAGGCGTCTCCGCGCCATCAAGCTTATGCTCGCTGTGGATCGATTGCTTCCGTCAAGTCTCCTTGCAGCATTTTCCGGCCTGAAGAGATGCGATGTTCGCGATATGCTGCATTTTTTCAAAAGCCACCGCGGCGTGGCGTTCTCGTTCTACCAGCGGTTGGCGGCCACCATAACGCTCAGCTCCGCCGTCGCCCTGAAGAGCGCCACAGAGATCGAGAGGAAGACGATCAAGTACCTCTCGTCCCGGTGCCCGAAGCGGCTGCTGCTCACCGGGACCCTCGTGTCAAAGGCTCCTCACGAAGGACTCGAGCCTCGGTGGGATTGGGAAGAATGGCTGAGCAAGTACCCAGCAGGATCGGTGGTCTTCTGCTCGGTAGGCAGTGAGGTCGGTCTACCGGACGAGCAGTTTACCGAGATAGTCGCCGGATTGGAGATGAGTGGCTTGCCATTCTTGCTGATCATGGACCTTCCGCCGACGTCCAAAGCGAAGGTTGTGGTGGAAGAGAGGTTGGGAGGAAAAGGGATGGTATGTAAAGGGTGGaagcagaagcagcagcagcagcacatctTGCGGCATTCTTCCGTCGGAGTTTACGTCGGTCATGGTGAACTGAGCTCGATGCTGGAGGCGGTGGCCGGCGGGTGTCAAGTGGTGGTGCTGCCGACGAAAGGAGATGTGGCTTCGGATGCGAAGGTAATGGTGGGGGAGCTTAAGGCTGGGGTGGCGGTCAAGGTGAGGAGATCGTGCGGGGGCGGGAGGTTGACGAGGGAGGCAGTGTGCAGAGCCGTGGGACTACTGATGTCGGAAGACTCCGATAGGACAAAGAGGGTGAGGGCCAACAACGCCAAGCTCAGGGAGCTGCTGCTCAATGATAGCTCCCAACAGCACCACATTCAAAAGTTCATGGCGAAGCTCAGAGGGTTGATGGTTTCTTAG